In the genome of Sphingobium sp. CR2-8, the window CGGATATTGCTGGCGTAAAGCGAACTCGACTGTGCCGCCATCCGGCTGGGGAAGTCGGTATAGCCGATGATGGTGACGCCGTTGGGGGACACGATCTTCTGATCCGCCACCGTCAACTCGCAGTTACCGCCGCGTTCGGCCGCCAGATCGACGATGACCGATCCCGGGCGCATGGCCTCGACCATGTCCTTCGTCCACAGGACGGGGGCGTCGCGCCCCGGAATGAGCGCGGTGGAAATGACGATATCGACATTGGGCGCCAACTCGCGGAACTTCTTGAGTTGTGCCGCGCGAAATTCGGGGCTGGACGGGGCGGCATAGCCACCGGTCGCCGCGCCATCCTGCTGTTCTTCCGAAAAATCGAGATAGACGAATTGCGCGCCCATCGATTCGATCTGTTCGGCGACTTCGGGCCGCACGTCGAAGGCCAGCGTGATCGCGCCGAGCGATGTGGCCGCGCCGATCGCGGCCAGCCCCGCGACGCCGGCGCCAATCACCAGAACACGGGCCGGGGGCACCTTGCCCGCTGCGGTCACCTGGCCTGTGAAGAAGCGGCCGAAATTGGCGCCCGCCTCGATCACGGCGCGATAGCCCGTGATGTTCGCCATCGAGGACAGCGCATCCATCTTTTGCGCGCGCGAGATGCGCGGCACCATGTCCATCGCCAGCACATTGGCGCCGGTCGCGCTGACCGCAGCCAATTCTTCGCCGCGCTGTCCAGGATAGAAAAAGGAAATGAGGGACTTGCCCTGTTGGAGCCGGGTAGCCTCCTCTGCTTCGGGTGGACGCACCTTTACGATCACATCCGCAGCGGACCATAGTTCGCCCGCGGTTGGAACAACCGTCACGCCGGCAGCGCGATAGCTGTCATCGTCGAAGCCGGCCGCCTTGCCTGCGCCGCTCTCGACAAGGCATATATGGCCCAGCTTCTGCAATTGTAGAGCGCTATCGGGCGTCAGCGCGACGCGCGCTTCGCCTTGGACAATTTCTTTTGGGGCGCCAATTCTCAAATTGCCTTCCTCACCTTTTCTAACGCGAATTTCATTGTACCGAATACCAAATGGCTAATCAGAGCCTGTCGGCCCATATTATAGAAATGCAAATGTAAGGCGGTTCGTAAGGCAGCGATTTATAGACCAAATATATAAATTAATAGAATTTATAAATAGTGATCGGTGCTAAATATATTCCAGAATTTTATAATTATTGTGAAAAATTGCGGCCAGAGTTATGTGGGATTTGAAATAATTAAAAGATATTTAATCTAAGCAGCTGGTGGTTATTCTAATATCAGAATGCGATGATGCTGACCCATAAGGCATTTCTCCGGCGAAGGCCGGGTCCAGTTCTGAGCGCGGGACTGGCCCCCGGCCTTCGCTGGGGAACAACTGGCTATAGGTTCCTATCAATTCATCTTGGTATAACAGTCCGCCAAAGGATGTCCTGAAGCGTATGATCAATGGAATGTATATATCATCGAACGCCAGGACGCTGTCAGGGGCTTCGGAAGGGTGGCTACATTGGGGCATCGACAGAATTCGAGTATGATTCGATTGAAATCACTGTTTTGGTAAAGGACGAACATGCCCTCGCGCCCGTAACCGAAAGCTTCTTCGCCAATCCAACTCGACGCAAATCCGATCGCAAGGTCTTCAAGCAGGCACTTTACTTAATGCGAGATATGGGCGATAGTCTTCCGTTATCCACCAGCGTTAATCGCAAAATATTGAGTATATAACCGCCAGGCTAAGTTATTTATATGATAAATTTAGCTATTCATTATTTTTGGACGCTGGTCAATATTCAACATTTCTTTAATAGCATTATGCAGGCGAAAAATATAAGTTTCGCTAGCATAAGGCTGGATTAGACTCATGTGATGAATGCAGCAATCATATATAGCATCAATCCCATCACGTTGTTCGTTAAAGCCGGACCGTGCGGCACCAAGGCGGTTGACCCAGACCGCCCACATATTCTCTCCCAGAATCTGCGGGCTATTAGGGGAGATAAGGGGGGCAATGTCTCCGCAACTAATAGCATCTTTAATGCGCTGGATAGACCCCGTGATGGCCGTGGTCATAATGCGATGATAGCTTTCCGCCAAATGAGGATCTGTGGCGGTGAAGTAGGTCAACGATTCGAAGAAAAAATGATACCGCCACATGAGGCTGAACAAATTGACGATATATTCTGCGAGATGTTTGGCGCTGGGATTGCGCGGGCTGGATAACACATCGGTTGCATCATGCTCCAGCCGGTCTATCAGAGCGTAAATTATATCCTGCTTTTTTGCAAAATGATATGTCAGATTGCCAGGACTGATACTTAAGCTAGACGCGATTTTATATATCGGAACACGATCCACACCACTGCTATTAAAAAGCTTCAGCGCCGTTGACAGAATACGGTCTGGAGTAGATTCGTCACCCAAAGTCGATATTCCCTTAGCGTCTAGTTCCTAGATCATGACTTTATCATCTAGGATTGACCCGTCAACCTCGCTGCATCCGACTGAAGGGCTGGACGCTCGCAATCCGGGTAAGATTCGGGCGGCTTAAATCGACGAGATTACAGGGAATAAGCACGCATCCGGTCACTTAACCACTCAGCACTCTCTGAATTTCCCGGATGGTTTTGAACTTGGAAGCATGTGTCGACCGCCCGTCGACATTCTATAGCGCTTCGACAATGGTGACATTGGCTTGCCCACCCCCTTCGCACATGATCTGGAGGCCATATTTAAGTCCCTTGGCGCGTAAGCTGTGTACGAGCGTCGCCATCAGTTTGGCGCCTGAAGCACCGACGGGATGGCCAAGCGCAATTGCCCCCCCATTGACGTTCATCTTCAAGGGGTCGACGCCCGTATATTTCAGCCAGGCAAGGGGAACAGGAGCGAAAGCCTCGTTCACTTCGAATAGATCGATATCGGCTATCGCCATACCCGCACGTTTCAACGCCTTGTCCGTGGCGTATAAGGGTTCTTCCAGCATGATGACCGGATCGCCGGCGGTGACCGTGAAACTGGCAATTCTGGCTATAGGTGTCAGGCCATATTCCTTCAGGGCCTTTTCCGAAACGATCACAACTGCGGCCGCCCCATCGGTGATCTGGGACGATGTGGCGGCGGTAATAAGGCCGCCAGCGACCACAGTTTTTACGCCTGCCATGCCTTCGGGCGACACGTCCCATCGGATGCCTTCATCTTTGACATGGACGTCCTGCGTACCATCCGGCAATGTGATCGTGATGGGCACTATCTCGGCCTGGAACGCCCCGGAGTTCGTTGCAGCAATCGCTCTGCGATGGCTTTCGACACCAAAAGCGTCGAGATCGTCACGCGTGAAGCCCCATTTCTTCGCGATCATCTCCGCGCCCGCGAACTGACTGAAGTCGTTGACGCCATAGCGATCGCGGATCGCTTGCACCATCGGCGTGGCACCCTGCGCGCTGTTGGTTGCCGAACCAAGCGGCACGCGGCTCATACTTTCGACGCCTGCGGCGATCACGACATCCTGCGTTCCTGACAAAACCGCCTGCGCAGCGAACTGCATCGCCTGTTGCGACGAGCCGCACTGCCGATCGATAGTGACTGAGGGGACGGACTGCGGCAGATTCGACGCGAGTACCGCAAACCGGGCAATCTGGCGGGACTGCTCGCCATATTGGGTGACGCATCCCATTATGACGTCATCGATAACTTCGGGCGGGACGCCGGCCCGCGCGACAACTGCGTTCAAAACTTCGGCGGCGAGTTCGACGGGGTGGCGGCCCGATAGGCGCCCATTGCGCTTCCCACCAGCGGTTCTCACTGCCGATACTATATAGGCGTGCATCTTCATTTCCTTCGCCGAAGTGATAGAGGCGCGCCATCATGAGGGGCAGGCGACATCTCTTTTTCAAGGGCAACGCTTATCGCCTTGAGAATTGCCCGTAAAGAAAATAGTTGATAGGCCCTGTATACTAGTTTTTGGATTCGGGTTATTCTTGGGGCGGCGCATGCGTGCCATATAGTAAAATACGGAAAGGGGGAGGGTGAGAAATGGATCATGATCATGTCTAATCGACGCTTCAAAGGCAAGGCCGTCATCGTGACAGGAGCCGGGTCGGGCATTGGCAGGGCAACGGCATCGGCCTTCGCTCGCGAAGGGGCGAACGTGCTGGTGGTCGATATCATTGGCGACAGGGCGCATGAAACTGTCGACCTCATCCGGAAGGCGGGTGGTGAGGCAGAAGCCGGTCAGTTCGACGTCAGTGTTCGCGCAGAAGTCGATGCGATGTTTGATTCGGCGATATGTTCATTCGGGAGGTTGGATGTCTATTTCGGCAATGCAGCTGTCATCGACGCCGGAATGCCGTGCGAGACCATGTCGGACGAATTGTGGCACCGTAACATCGCTGTAAATCTTTCCGGCAGTTTCTATGGCGCACGGGGGGCAATCGCGCATCTGATGCCCACCAAGGGCAATATTGTCCTCACCTCATCGGTTGCCAGCATGGGCGGGATGGCTGGCGGAGTAGCCTACACAGCGTCGAAATATGGGGTAGCCGGCCTGGTCAACCAACTTGCCTGCGAAGTCGCGCAACGTGGCATTCGGGTCAATGCGGTAGCGCCGGGGGGTGTGCGTACCAACATTTTCGATGTAATGGGCGGTTCGTCGGAGGTCGACGATTTCGTTAAATCCGTTACGCCGATGGGACGGTTCGCAGAACCAGAGGAGATCGCCGAGCCCGTTCTCTTTCTTGCGTCAGACGCCGCCAGTTTCATTACGGGCACGACCTTGCGAGTGGATGGTGGCTGGCGGTCGAAGTGAGAATGGCGAAAAGATATATCTCGGGGACGCGCGCGGGCAGTTGGTATTCATACTGGCTTGTACATGCGCTGACGCAATTGGAGGCTGGAAACCGATGGCTGGGTGGAGCGCCTTATCCCCGCCGCCCGTTGATATGCCAGGACAGATGATCATTGGTCTGAATGAGTAGCTATCAGTCCGATGAGATCGTCCTGCTTTGCGCCTGCGCCGACCCGCCATATGTCCTGGACCATCCAAGGTAACGACAGGCGAGCTCATTTCGCGGCATTGTCCCGCAAATTGCACGCAAATAGAACGGCTCCCAGTTGCCAGTTGCAGTGATTGTGATAGGATATAGTATCTATATAGGAAGTACGTGGGCGTTGTAGCCGATCGTGGAACGAGGAAATCAGATGGCAGGGGTACATTCTTTGGTCCAAGACGAGAAGGGGATCCAGGATTGGACTGTCGGGCAGCTTCTGGGCTACGCCGCCGATAATGCGGCTGAGCAGATTGCCATAAAGGATGGGGACCTCATCTGGACCTATAAGCAATTGCAAACGGATTCATTGCGGATCGCGCAATTTCTGCTCACCCAATTCCGACCAAGGGACCATGTTGCGATTTGGGGCGCCAACAGCGCGCCGTGGATCCTATATCAGATGGCAGCCGCGCAGGCTGGCATCGTGCTGGTTACCCTCAATCCGGCGCTGCGCCTCGCTGAAGTTGAGGCGCTGTTGCGACAGAGCCAAGCTGTGGGCCTTATCGCAGATACGGAGTATCGCGGTTTCTCCTTGATCGGCGCGATCGGAGACGTTCGGCCCTCGCTCCCCCATTTGCACTCAATATTGCTGACAAGCGATTGGCAGGACCACATCGCCAGTGCGCCGGAAGGGGATGTCGATGTCATCGTCACGCCGGATGATACGGCCCTCATCCTCTATACATCCGGCACCACTGGCTTGCCCAAGGGAGTCAAACTGCATCACCGGGGCATCGTGAACAATGCTTTGCTCGGCTCGGAACTTTACCTCATGGACGACGGCCTTGCGTGGCTGGGTGCTTTGCCATTCTTTCACATCGGCGGGTCGGTGAGCACCATTTTGGGGTGTATCTCCCGGCTGGGCACCCACGTCATATTGCGCGCCTTCGAAGCCGGAGAGGTGTTGAGCCTGATCGAAAAGGAGCGCATCGCCT includes:
- a CDS encoding Re/Si-specific NAD(P)(+) transhydrogenase subunit alpha, which gives rise to MRIGAPKEIVQGEARVALTPDSALQLQKLGHICLVESGAGKAAGFDDDSYRAAGVTVVPTAGELWSAADVIVKVRPPEAEEATRLQQGKSLISFFYPGQRGEELAAVSATGANVLAMDMVPRISRAQKMDALSSMANITGYRAVIEAGANFGRFFTGQVTAAGKVPPARVLVIGAGVAGLAAIGAATSLGAITLAFDVRPEVAEQIESMGAQFVYLDFSEEQQDGAATGGYAAPSSPEFRAAQLKKFRELAPNVDIVISTALIPGRDAPVLWTKDMVEAMRPGSVIVDLAAERGGNCELTVADQKIVSPNGVTIIGYTDFPSRMAAQSSSLYASNIRHMLFDLTPGKDGVIVHNMEDDVIRGATIAFEGAVSFPPPPPKIKAIAAQKPKPKAEELTPEQKRAKDVAAFKAQTRSQVTTLIVAAIVLIAVGAVAPASFMGHFTVFVLACFVGFQVIWNVSHSLHTPLMAVTNAISGIVVVGAMLQVGSSSTIVLVLATISILIASINIVGGFLVTRRMLAMFQRS
- a CDS encoding TetR/AcrR family transcriptional regulator — translated: MGDESTPDRILSTALKLFNSSGVDRVPIYKIASSLSISPGNLTYHFAKKQDIIYALIDRLEHDATDVLSSPRNPSAKHLAEYIVNLFSLMWRYHFFFESLTYFTATDPHLAESYHRIMTTAITGSIQRIKDAISCGDIAPLISPNSPQILGENMWAVWVNRLGAARSGFNEQRDGIDAIYDCCIHHMSLIQPYASETYIFRLHNAIKEMLNIDQRPKIMNS
- a CDS encoding acetyl-CoA C-acetyltransferase — protein: MHAYIVSAVRTAGGKRNGRLSGRHPVELAAEVLNAVVARAGVPPEVIDDVIMGCVTQYGEQSRQIARFAVLASNLPQSVPSVTIDRQCGSSQQAMQFAAQAVLSGTQDVVIAAGVESMSRVPLGSATNSAQGATPMVQAIRDRYGVNDFSQFAGAEMIAKKWGFTRDDLDAFGVESHRRAIAATNSGAFQAEIVPITITLPDGTQDVHVKDEGIRWDVSPEGMAGVKTVVAGGLITAATSSQITDGAAAVVIVSEKALKEYGLTPIARIASFTVTAGDPVIMLEEPLYATDKALKRAGMAIADIDLFEVNEAFAPVPLAWLKYTGVDPLKMNVNGGAIALGHPVGASGAKLMATLVHSLRAKGLKYGLQIMCEGGGQANVTIVEAL
- a CDS encoding SDR family NAD(P)-dependent oxidoreductase, whose product is MSNRRFKGKAVIVTGAGSGIGRATASAFAREGANVLVVDIIGDRAHETVDLIRKAGGEAEAGQFDVSVRAEVDAMFDSAICSFGRLDVYFGNAAVIDAGMPCETMSDELWHRNIAVNLSGSFYGARGAIAHLMPTKGNIVLTSSVASMGGMAGGVAYTASKYGVAGLVNQLACEVAQRGIRVNAVAPGGVRTNIFDVMGGSSEVDDFVKSVTPMGRFAEPEEIAEPVLFLASDAASFITGTTLRVDGGWRSK
- a CDS encoding class I adenylate-forming enzyme family protein — protein: MERGNQMAGVHSLVQDEKGIQDWTVGQLLGYAADNAAEQIAIKDGDLIWTYKQLQTDSLRIAQFLLTQFRPRDHVAIWGANSAPWILYQMAAAQAGIVLVTLNPALRLAEVEALLRQSQAVGLIADTEYRGFSLIGAIGDVRPSLPHLHSILLTSDWQDHIASAPEGDVDVIVTPDDTALILYTSGTTGLPKGVKLHHRGIVNNALLGSELYLMDDGLAWLGALPFFHIGGSVSTILGCISRLGTHVILRAFEAGEVLSLIEKERIAWLPCVPTMAIAMMEHPDFDKTNLSSIEVIQTGGTTVSPEFVRRLGDRFDADVQIMFGQTEAGGVMCKSLRGDPVEVIAGTVGKPYPYTELKISDVTTGATLGFGQIGEIRIHSPYMTRGYFDNPAATAAAFDDEGFLRTGDLGTRDDLGYVRVTGRLKEMIIRGGENIYPREIEDRLGDYPGVAECAVIGVPHARWGEEVAVAIKCHAGATIEVEEARAFLLDRIARHKVPKLWQVVSEFPRTASGKIQKFALVDIFMTADEQKNG